A single region of the Arthrobacter sp. PAMC25564 genome encodes:
- a CDS encoding DUF2004 domain-containing protein, with protein sequence MSKVASQHFGQVQLNHGRDHNFTAQHELAGHPVELDLNVNAHDHFDEAALHKVDYRLRFLPEIVDQVREMIAAELEEEGTSPQEYRRFHCSAIKDEQLKKVFGVEDMSQLTNDVFLKALKLGHVGIYPGQPERYFVLDFTLGAHFTDEVLVASADEDGVVDDEILWES encoded by the coding sequence ATGAGCAAGGTAGCGAGCCAGCACTTCGGACAGGTCCAGCTCAACCACGGGAGGGACCATAACTTCACCGCCCAGCACGAACTGGCGGGCCATCCCGTAGAGCTTGACTTGAACGTCAACGCGCATGACCACTTCGATGAGGCGGCCCTGCACAAGGTTGACTACCGGCTGCGGTTCCTGCCCGAAATCGTCGACCAGGTGCGTGAGATGATCGCCGCGGAACTGGAAGAAGAAGGCACCAGCCCGCAGGAATACCGGCGCTTCCACTGCAGCGCCATCAAGGACGAGCAGCTGAAAAAGGTCTTCGGCGTCGAGGACATGAGCCAGCTGACCAATGATGTCTTCCTGAAGGCACTCAAGCTGGGGCACGTGGGCATCTACCCCGGCCAGCCCGAGCGCTACTTCGTCCTGGACTTCACCCTCGGCGCGCACTTCACCGACGAGGTACTGGTCGCCTCGGCCGATGAGGACGGCGTCGTGGACGACGAGATCCTCTGGGAGTCCTGA
- a CDS encoding MarR family winged helix-turn-helix transcriptional regulator has translation MSDTTSGRPGTATAAVPAAVPGDLGWDLGMVLRGYQTRFEAAVAGMPAGIRGFQVLSAVVHKDPPNQQALGAHLAIDRTVLTYLLDTLVDAGVVERIPDPADRRARKIIATASGRQMLAAYEERVAAAEADLLAGLEADDARDLGLLISRLARNVHRTQPGASPCEAMDNL, from the coding sequence ATGAGCGACACCACATCCGGCCGCCCCGGCACGGCCACGGCAGCTGTCCCGGCAGCTGTCCCGGGTGACCTGGGATGGGACCTGGGCATGGTCCTTCGCGGCTACCAGACCCGCTTCGAGGCAGCCGTTGCGGGGATGCCGGCCGGCATCCGGGGCTTCCAGGTGCTGTCCGCCGTCGTTCACAAGGATCCGCCAAACCAGCAGGCCCTCGGCGCGCACCTGGCCATCGACAGGACCGTGCTGACCTACCTGCTCGACACCCTGGTGGATGCCGGCGTCGTCGAACGCATTCCGGACCCGGCCGACCGAAGGGCCCGGAAAATCATCGCCACCGCAAGCGGACGGCAGATGCTGGCCGCCTACGAGGAGCGGGTCGCCGCGGCTGAAGCCGACCTCCTTGCCGGTCTCGAAGCGGACGACGCCCGGGACCTCGGCCTCCTGATCAGCCGGCTCGCCAGGAACGTCCACCGCACCCAGCCCGGGGCCAGCCCCTGCGAAGCGATGGACAACCTCTAA
- a CDS encoding LLM class flavin-dependent oxidoreductase, producing the protein MELGAYSFGDTQRNPDGTLRPTAEAIGNLFEAIVLADQAGLDYFGVGEHHTLDMPASSPGTVIAAAAAATKQIKLGSGASIISTDDPVRVFQQFATADAVSGGGRVEITAGRGSSVETFPLFGYDLNDYDRLYAEKLDLLMTINNSTTENVTWSGTVRPALHDLAVVPRPVNGRLPLWLATGGSAPSSVRAGKLGLPISYGIIGGAPARFAPLAELYRQSAAQAGHTGEDVKVSVAALGLIAPTKTEALERFYPGWYNLNIEMGKLRGWPAPDKRQFLAQAEAPGAYYVGDPDEIAARIVDLHGHMGHMRHFLQMDIGGLPHEHFLESLTLLATEVKPRVERLLKKL; encoded by the coding sequence ATGGAACTCGGCGCCTACAGCTTCGGCGACACCCAACGCAACCCCGACGGGACGCTCCGGCCCACCGCCGAGGCCATCGGAAACCTCTTCGAGGCGATCGTCCTGGCCGACCAGGCGGGGCTGGACTACTTCGGCGTCGGCGAACACCACACCCTGGACATGCCCGCTTCTTCGCCGGGGACCGTGATCGCCGCCGCGGCGGCCGCCACAAAGCAGATCAAGCTCGGCAGCGGCGCGAGCATCATCAGCACCGATGACCCGGTCCGGGTCTTCCAGCAGTTCGCCACCGCCGACGCCGTCTCCGGCGGCGGCCGGGTGGAAATCACCGCCGGCCGCGGATCTTCGGTGGAGACCTTCCCGCTCTTCGGCTACGACCTCAACGACTACGACCGGCTCTACGCCGAAAAACTGGACCTGCTGATGACCATCAACAACAGCACAACCGAAAACGTCACCTGGTCAGGGACTGTCCGCCCCGCACTCCACGACCTGGCCGTCGTGCCCCGCCCGGTCAACGGCAGGCTGCCCCTCTGGCTGGCGACCGGTGGCAGTGCCCCGTCCTCGGTCCGCGCCGGAAAGCTCGGCCTGCCGATCTCCTACGGCATCATCGGCGGGGCCCCGGCACGGTTTGCCCCGCTGGCAGAGCTGTACCGGCAGTCCGCCGCGCAGGCCGGACATACCGGTGAGGATGTCAAGGTCTCCGTGGCGGCCCTCGGCCTGATCGCCCCGACCAAGACGGAAGCACTCGAGCGCTTCTATCCCGGCTGGTACAACCTCAACATCGAAATGGGCAAACTCCGCGGCTGGCCGGCACCGGACAAGCGCCAGTTCCTGGCGCAGGCAGAGGCCCCGGGCGCCTACTACGTCGGCGACCCCGACGAAATCGCCGCACGCATCGTGGACCTCCACGGGCATATGGGACACATGCGCCACTTCCTGCAGATGGACATCGGCGGCCTGCCCCACGAGCACTTCCTGGAATCCCTGACCCTGCTCGCCACCGAGGTCAAACCCCGCGTCGAACGCCTCCTGAAGAAGCTGTAG
- a CDS encoding PEP/pyruvate-binding domain-containing protein — protein MTYVNNIGDVGQGDVAVAGGKGVGLGGLIQAGVPVPPGFVLNTAAYADFVESNHLQAGIQELAALSPQAPPQDYEDASQRIHALFSGGTIPGGIAAELGAAYGRLGNGDTAVAVRSSATAEDLAWASFAGQQETYLNVRGMEALAAAVRDCWASLWTARAMAYRAREGIGPDTVGLAVVVQRMVEAEAAGVMFTANPANGRRDQTVISAAWGLGESVVSGTVTTDDVVVEAGTGRVLSRRTADKEVMTIYADHGTREQPVPAACRRQPVLDDRAAAELASYGTRIADHFGAPQDIEWARAGDGFFILQSRPITALPEPAADTPDTWPVPYAHGLYFRASIVEQLPDPLSPLFADLIDGSVSRSLRALMAGAVGKDVIRQDDVGLPTINGYAYYYYRTSGMWRVMAKSLTALRALARGKAHMGVAGWREFSRPRYEEVIKDWTAKPVGELSGEELLEGVQTLLDAGTVYYTAVQSIIPIAATSEISFRTYYDKFVRRDGDPPAQTFLLGYDSEPIRAEKSLYDLTVWAREVPGLAPTLLNQATAALAESQRTGFPPAGLDPALWQQWYTRFQDHLGRFGHAVYNLDFVSPVPADDPSPLLETVKFYLRGQGNDPHERQRLSAARREDQTSRTIARLGPGRRAAFLRLLRWAQSAAPIREDALADVGLAWPLIRQMLLELGGRLVDSAVIAEPADVFWLRHRELQSAVGFGLAGPAALVSPGSQNIQGVPERPGAPAAVAITGADRPVRAAAVEERKMLWRGQAKAAVPQLLPESRWMERAFGAMMPAGSQDQSGDTIKGAGASPGRVTAPARVLSGPQDFARMVPGDVLVARITTPAWTSLFAMASAVVTDVGGPLSHSSIVAREYGIPAVLGTGVATQRLTSGQRIRVDGDAGTVTIEHP, from the coding sequence ATGACGTACGTCAACAATATCGGCGATGTGGGACAAGGCGACGTCGCCGTGGCCGGCGGCAAGGGCGTCGGACTGGGCGGCCTCATTCAGGCCGGGGTGCCGGTTCCTCCGGGGTTTGTGCTGAACACCGCAGCCTATGCGGATTTTGTCGAGTCCAATCACCTCCAGGCCGGAATCCAGGAGTTGGCTGCACTCTCGCCGCAGGCGCCGCCCCAGGACTACGAGGATGCCTCGCAGCGGATCCACGCCCTGTTCAGCGGCGGAACCATCCCGGGCGGGATCGCAGCAGAACTCGGCGCTGCCTACGGGCGTCTCGGCAACGGGGACACGGCCGTGGCGGTGCGCTCCTCCGCGACGGCCGAGGACCTAGCCTGGGCCAGCTTCGCCGGGCAACAGGAAACCTACCTTAACGTCCGCGGGATGGAGGCCCTGGCCGCGGCCGTGAGGGATTGCTGGGCTTCCCTGTGGACGGCGCGTGCCATGGCCTACCGCGCCCGCGAAGGGATCGGCCCGGACACGGTAGGCCTCGCCGTCGTGGTCCAGCGGATGGTCGAAGCTGAGGCCGCCGGGGTCATGTTCACCGCCAATCCGGCGAACGGGCGCCGCGACCAGACCGTGATCAGTGCCGCCTGGGGACTGGGCGAGTCCGTGGTCAGCGGAACGGTGACCACGGATGACGTCGTCGTCGAGGCAGGGACGGGCCGTGTGCTGTCGCGCCGGACCGCTGACAAGGAGGTCATGACTATCTACGCGGACCACGGAACCCGGGAGCAGCCGGTACCGGCGGCGTGCCGTCGTCAGCCCGTACTCGACGACCGGGCAGCGGCCGAGCTGGCCAGCTACGGAACACGGATTGCGGATCATTTCGGGGCGCCGCAGGACATCGAGTGGGCGCGGGCCGGTGACGGGTTCTTCATCCTGCAATCGCGGCCCATTACCGCACTGCCCGAACCGGCGGCCGACACCCCGGATACCTGGCCGGTGCCCTACGCGCACGGGCTCTACTTCCGGGCGAGCATCGTGGAACAGTTGCCCGACCCGCTCTCGCCGCTGTTCGCCGACCTCATAGACGGCTCGGTGTCCCGGTCGCTGAGGGCCTTGATGGCCGGCGCCGTCGGCAAGGACGTCATCCGCCAGGACGACGTCGGACTGCCCACCATTAACGGCTACGCCTATTACTACTACCGCACCTCGGGAATGTGGCGGGTGATGGCCAAGTCGCTGACCGCGCTGCGCGCGCTGGCCCGCGGCAAGGCGCACATGGGAGTGGCCGGCTGGCGGGAGTTCTCGCGTCCCCGCTACGAGGAGGTGATCAAGGACTGGACCGCGAAGCCCGTCGGGGAGCTCTCCGGAGAGGAACTGCTGGAGGGTGTGCAGACGCTGCTGGACGCCGGCACCGTGTACTACACGGCTGTGCAGTCCATCATTCCGATCGCTGCAACCAGCGAAATCTCCTTCCGGACGTATTACGACAAGTTCGTTCGGCGCGACGGGGATCCCCCCGCCCAGACGTTCCTCCTCGGCTACGACAGCGAACCCATCCGGGCGGAGAAGTCGCTGTACGACCTCACCGTCTGGGCCCGAGAGGTTCCCGGGCTGGCCCCGACGCTCCTCAATCAAGCTACAGCCGCACTGGCCGAGTCGCAGCGCACCGGGTTCCCGCCTGCCGGTTTGGACCCGGCACTCTGGCAGCAATGGTATACCCGCTTCCAGGACCACCTCGGCCGGTTCGGCCATGCGGTCTACAATCTGGACTTCGTCAGCCCGGTGCCCGCCGACGATCCCTCGCCGCTGCTGGAGACGGTGAAGTTCTACCTGCGGGGACAGGGCAATGACCCGCACGAGCGCCAGCGGCTGTCGGCCGCACGCCGCGAGGATCAAACCAGCCGGACGATCGCCCGGCTCGGCCCGGGACGCCGGGCCGCGTTCCTCCGGCTGCTCCGGTGGGCACAGAGTGCCGCACCGATCCGCGAGGATGCCCTGGCCGACGTCGGCCTGGCCTGGCCGCTGATCCGGCAGATGCTGCTCGAGCTCGGAGGACGGCTGGTTGACTCCGCTGTCATCGCCGAGCCCGCCGACGTGTTCTGGCTGCGCCACCGGGAGCTGCAAAGCGCCGTCGGGTTCGGCCTCGCCGGGCCGGCAGCCCTGGTAAGTCCCGGAAGCCAGAACATCCAAGGCGTTCCGGAGCGGCCGGGCGCACCGGCGGCAGTGGCAATTACCGGAGCAGACCGGCCCGTCCGCGCCGCCGCCGTCGAGGAGCGCAAAATGCTGTGGCGAGGCCAGGCAAAGGCCGCTGTCCCGCAACTGCTGCCGGAGAGCCGGTGGATGGAGCGGGCCTTCGGGGCAATGATGCCGGCAGGCTCACAAGACCAGAGTGGCGACACAATCAAAGGCGCCGGCGCCAGCCCGGGCCGGGTCACTGCTCCCGCCCGTGTCTTGAGCGGCCCCCAGGATTTCGCCCGGATGGTGCCCGGAGATGTCCTGGTCGCCCGCATCACCACTCCCGCCTGGACCTCGCTGTTTGCCATGGCCTCCGCCGTCGTCACCGACGTCGGCGGCCCCTTGAGTCACAGCTCGATCGTGGCCCGGGAGTACGGAATCCCGGCCGTGCTCGGCACCGGAGTGGCCACCCAGCGGCTTACCAGCGGACAGCGGATCCGTGTCGACGGCGACGCCGGCACCGTCACGATCGAGCACCCGTGA